In the Lysobacterales bacterium genome, GCGACAGCAAGGCCGGGTCGAACTGAACCAGCTGCAGGTTCAAGGCTGCGGGCGTCGCCGTCGCCGTGGTCAAGGCGCCATCGAGTTTCAGGCTGCTGCGGCCGGACACCAAGTGCAGATCGTCGGCCAGCCAAGCATCCGCCTGCTGCACGATGCGGCCATCGAGGGTCGCGCTCGGCCAGCCGTCGCGATCGAGCGTCAGGTCGGGCGCAAGCACCAGCGCAGCGCGGGAACCGGACAGCGCCATCGCGCCGGCCACCCGCAGCGGCGGCGCGTCGTCGGCAGCAAACGACAACGCAGTCGTCGCGGCTTCGAGCGTGAGTGGTGCAGTCGCGTCAAAAGGGATCCTACCCTGCAACGAGACGCGTCCCTGCGGCGCCGAAAGATCGAAGGATGACGATGCGATCTGCAAGGCATCGTCCTCGATGCGTGCGATGGCCGTGATCGCTGCCAGATGCAACGTGTCGTAGCTCGCATCACCCTGCATGCGCAGCGCGCCCTGCTGGGTTTGCAGCTGCAACGACGCGGCGACGGGCGTGTCGTGCCACGTTTGCCGCGGAATTTCGACCCGTGCCTGCCAATCATCGATGTCGCGCACATCGGACAATGCGACAACCGCCAGCAGTGGCGACTGCAGGGCAAGGGTCAGCCCGGTGCGGCCGCGCTCGGTGCGCGCCTCCAGACCGCCGGCCACATGCTGCTCGTCGAGGGTGACATCGACCGCAAGCCGCGCCGACTGCAACGGCAAATCGCGCGCCAGATCGAGCGCGAGATCGCCATCGACGCGGCCCATCGCGGCGGTCAGATGCAGATCGTCCAGCGCCACGGTTTGATTGTGCATCGAGACGCGCGCATCGACGCGATCGATTGCCCAACGCTGCTCGGTCTGCACGATCTCCAGCGCCGAAACGCGCAATCGGTCGATCTGCACGTCGGGCAGGACCGGTGCGGCCTTGGCGGCCGTCGTCGCGCCTGCGCCGGGCTCAGGCCATTCGAGGGTGACGCCCGCGAGGTTCGCCGAGCGAATCCGCACCGCCCCGCGCCATAACGGTGCGAGCGCCAGATCGATGTGCGCCTCGCGCACCGAAAGTCTCAGCGCCGGCGTGTCGATCCGGAGACCCTGCGCATCGATGCCCGACCAGACACTGCCCTGCACGGTCGCTACCTGCGCGCTGCCGTCCGCGGGCAAGGCGCGCGCGACCATGAAACGCAGGCCGCTGTTCGCGAACAGCAGCCACGCGAACACGATCGCGAAGAACGCGAGCAGCAGCCCGATCAGTCGCCGCGTGCGCCTCACAGATCGGGCCCCGCCGACAGATGCAGCTGCCAGCCGCCGGCGATGTCATCGAAGCCGCGCGCGATATCGATGCGGATCGGACCAACCGGCGATTGCCAGCGCAGGCCCGCGCCGACCCCCAATTCGAGATGCGGTTCGCCGCGCGACCAGACATCACCGGCGTCGACGAAGCCGGCGGCGCTCCAGCCGGGCATGAACTCGCGTTCGTATTCGATCGAGGTCGTGGCGAGATAGCGTCCGCCGATGGCGAGGCCTTCCTCGTCGCGATCGCCGAGGTCCTGGTAGCCATAGCCGCGCACGCTGCGGTCGCCGCCCGCGAAGAAGCGCAATTCCGGAGGCAGACGCGCGAAGTCCTCGGTCGACGTCGCACCGAGCGTGAGTTGCGCGATCAGGCGTGCACCGAATCCGGCCGGCGCGATGCCCTTCAGCGTCGCCCGGCCCTGCAGCAACGAGACGTCGCTCAACACGCGGTCGCTGGCAGCGAGCACGCGCACGTCGAGCGACGCACCGCGCGCCGGATGCACACGGTCTTCGGCGAGCACACGTTCGTAGCGCAGCTCCGGGTAGACGACGCGCGTGCTTTGGCGCTCCTGTCCGGCACTGCGCGCGCCGACCAGGAAGCTGCCGTCGAGCGCGTTCAGCGACGCCTGCGCGTACCAGTGATGGCCGCGCGCAATGGCGTTGCCGCTGAGCAGGAAAGAGCGCGCATCGATGTTGTCGGTCTGCTCGTCCTGCCAGCGCGTCGCGATCGTGTAGCGCGAAATTCGTGCCGCGAACTGCGGGAATGCGTATTCGGCATACAGCGCCGACCGGCGTTGCGCGACTTCGGCCTCACCGTAGAGCTGGTGGCCACGCCCGTTCACCCAACGCCGCTCGATGCCGCCGCGGACACCGGCGCCCTCATCGGTGCCGTAGGACACGCCAGCGACATAGCGCGTGCGCAGGTTCGGGCTGAGTTGCACCTGCAAGGGCACGCGCAGGGTCAAGGGATCGATCTCGCCCTGGCTGATCTCGATATGGTCGAAATAGTTGCTCGCCGCCAGCGACTGCTGCAGCGCCTCGACCCGCGCCTGGTCAAAGCGGTAGCCGTCCGGCCAGGGCACGAAGCGCTGCATCAGGCCATCGTCGAACTGCGCACCCTGGAAACTCACTTTGCCTAGGAAATGGCGCGTGCCCGATTCGTAGCGCAACACGATGCGGGCACTGGCCGCACCGCGGTCGATCTCGACGCGCCGCTCGACCAGCCGTTGCATCAGATAGCCGCGACGCAACAGTGCCCGTTCGATCGCGGCCTTGCTGGCCTCGTAGACACGATGATCGAAGACCTCGCCGAGCGCAGGCTTGAAGTCGCTGATCAAGCTGCCGATGCGCTCGTTGCGCATGGCCGCGCCGGCGATGCCGACGTCGATCGCGCGCACGCGCACCGGCTCGCCGAGCGCCACGTCGAGGTGTACGAGATAGCGTCCCTGCGCCAGCGGATCGACCCGAACCGCGGTGGTTGCCGCGTAGTAGCCGAAGACCTCCAGCGCGCCGTCGACCTCGGCCTCGACCTGACGCAGCAGGCGCTGCAGGCGACGGTCACCGATGCTGGCGCGGTTGCGGTAACTGGCAACTTCGAGCGCCGGCAGCACGGCCGCCATCTGCTCCTCGTCGAGGCCCTTGATGTCGAGCGTGACCACCCCGGTCGCATTCTTCGGCCCCGGCCGCGCAGACGCGATTGGCACCGCCGCGAACAGGCCGATCGTCAGGATGAGGTGGAGGATGGAGCGCCAGCGCATCCGGCGAGTGTCAGCGATCCGACCGGAATTCCCAAGCTTCATGCGTCACGGTTGCCGGTGTTCGGTCCTCGGCAACACGCAGCCGTCGGGCAGATGCAGGTCGACCGCGACCGGCAGATGGTCGGACACGCGCAGTGGCAGCACTTCGTAGCGGCGCACGTCGATCGCCGCCGTGGTCAGGACCTGGTCGATCGAGCGTTGCGGCTGCCAACTCGGAAAGCTCGGCGCACACGCCGCCGGCTGCAAGCGCGTACGGGCGAACAGCGGTGCGATCGAATGGCTGTCGGGCTCGCAATTGAAGTCGCCGAGCACGACCGCATGCACGCATTCACCGACCAGGTCGGCGATGAACTCGGCCTGGCGCAGGCGCGCGCCGGGGGTCAGCGCCAGATGCACGATGAACACGCGCAAGGCCGCGTCTTCCTCGCCGAAGCGCACCTCCAGCGTGCCGCGGCCGGGAATGCGCCCCGGGAGGCGGTGATCGATGATGCTGCTCGGCGCGAAGCGCGACAGCAGCCCGTTGCCGGGCTCGGCCAACGCGAGCGCACGGTTGCGCTGATGGCTCCAGTACGGGAAATCGGCGTTCTCGGCGAGCACCTGCACCTGATGCTGGAAGCCGCTGCGCACGCTGTGGCTGTCGGCTTCCTGCAATGCGACCACGTCGAAACCGCGCGCCAGAGCCGCGACCTGGGCCAGGTTCGCGCGCTTGCCGCGATGCGGCAGCAAGGTCTGCCAGCCGCGCGTGAAGTATTCGCGGTAGGCATTGGTCTGCGCCCCGGCCTGGATGTTGAAGCTCAGCAGTCGCAGATGGCGTTCGTGGTCGCGTGCATCGGTCATGCCCTGATCATGCGTCCACCGCGCCAATTGGCAAGCCAAGAAACGAAACGCGAGGTGATCGAGGTCAACCGGCTGCTGCCGCAGCGGGTGGCGCCGACGTCTGCGCCGCGGTCTCCTTCGCGATCAGGAAATCGGCCACGTCGAACATCTGCGCATGGCCACCGGCGGACTTCGTGGTGATGCGGTACTTGCCGGCGACGATCAGGGTCGGCGTGCCCTCGACCTGGTAGCGCGGCACCAGCAACTTGGCCTGCTTGAGCTTGGCGTCGACGCCGAAACTCTTGGTCGCGGCCAGGAACTGCTGCGTGGTCTTGCCGTACTGGGCGTAGACCTTGGCGACATCGTCGAGCGTGCGCAGCGAACGCTGCACATGCACGCCATCGAACAGCGCCTGATGGCCCTGCTCGGCGATGCCGAGCGCGGCCGCGGCATAGTAGGCGCGGGCAAACATTTCCCAGGTCGGGTTGTATTGAACCGGCAGCAGGGTGAACTGCACGTTCGCAGGCTTGCGCTTGCGCCACTCGCGCGCCTGCGGCTCGAACGCGGCGCAGGCACCACAGGCATAGCTGAAGGCTTCGACCACTTCGATGCGATCACCGACCCGGCCCGGCTGCGCCGGATGGATCGGGAAATAATGCGTACCGGACTGGTAGCGCTCCATCATGGCCTGCGCGTCGACGACGATCGGCGTGATCGCGAGCACGACCAGGGTGAACCATCGGATCAGCATCGGTCGATCTCCATGTCAGAGGAAGCTCACAGACGCCGTGACCACGAGCAAAGTTCCCGGCGCCGAAACGCAAACGGGGCGCTAGCGCGCCCCGTCCGGATCTCGCGATGGTTGGCGCGAATCAGCTCTTGGCCGGCGCTGCGGCGGCAGCAGCCACTTTCTTCGCCGACGCTTCCTTGGCGACCAGGAAGTTCACGACGTCGAAGACCTTTTCCGGGCTGCCGGCAGAACCGACGGTGACGCGGTACTTGCCGGCCACGACGACGGTCGGCGTGCCATCCACGCCATAACGCGGCACCATCTGCTTGGTGCGATTGATCTTCATCTCGACACCGAAGCTCTTGGTCGCATCGAGGAACTGTTGCTCGGTCTTGCCGTACTTGGCATAGACCTTGGCGATGTCTTCCAGATTGCGCACGTCGCGGCGCACGTGCACGCCGTCGAACAGGTCCTGGTGCGCTTTCTCGGCAATGCCGAGCACTTCACCGGCGTAGTAGGCGCGGGCGAATATTTCCCAGCTCGAGTTGAAGATCGCCGGCAGGTAGCTGAAAGAGGCCGCCGCCGGCATCTTCTGCTTCCAGGCCTGCACCTGCGGTTCGAAATGGGCGCAATGGATGCAGGCGTAGCTGAACACCTCGACCACCTCGACCTTGTCACCGGAACTGGTCGGCTGCGGCGGATCGATCGGGAAGTAATGCGTCCCCGCCTGATAGGGCTCGACGCCCACCTGCGCGCAGGCGGAGACCGAGACGAGGGCAAAGGCGGCAGCAGCCAGAAGGCGGATCAGCATGGGGCAACTCCATCAGGAAGAACGGTCACGCAGGGACCGCGACCCGGCATGGAACCCGGCCGCGGGCGAAAAGTTCCCGGCGATCAGGGCTGGGTCGCGGCCGTCTGGGCGTCGGCGCGGTGGTGCAGGCCTTCCAGATAGGACGAGATCGCGAGGATTTCCTCGTCGCTCAGGCGCGCGGCGACATCGGCCATGACCGCGTACAACGGATCCTTCAAGGCCGGTGCGCCGACCGGCGTGGCCTTGAACAGGTTGAGCACGGTGCCGAGGTAACCGGCATGCTGGCCGCCGATCGACGGATAACTCGGGCCGGGCATGCCGCGACCGGCCGGACCATGACAGGCCATGCACGCCGGAACGCCGCGGGCGGCGTCGCCACCGCGATAGAGCCGCGCGCCGACATCGACGATGCGCTGGCCGTTGTAGGGGCTGAGTTC is a window encoding:
- a CDS encoding outer membrane protein assembly factor; this translates as MRWRSILHLILTIGLFAAVPIASARPGPKNATGVVTLDIKGLDEEQMAAVLPALEVASYRNRASIGDRRLQRLLRQVEAEVDGALEVFGYYAATTAVRVDPLAQGRYLVHLDVALGEPVRVRAIDVGIAGAAMRNERIGSLISDFKPALGEVFDHRVYEASKAAIERALLRRGYLMQRLVERRVEIDRGAASARIVLRYESGTRHFLGKVSFQGAQFDDGLMQRFVPWPDGYRFDQARVEALQQSLAASNYFDHIEISQGEIDPLTLRVPLQVQLSPNLRTRYVAGVSYGTDEGAGVRGGIERRWVNGRGHQLYGEAEVAQRRSALYAEYAFPQFAARISRYTIATRWQDEQTDNIDARSFLLSGNAIARGHHWYAQASLNALDGSFLVGARSAGQERQSTRVVYPELRYERVLAEDRVHPARGASLDVRVLAASDRVLSDVSLLQGRATLKGIAPAGFGARLIAQLTLGATSTEDFARLPPELRFFAGGDRSVRGYGYQDLGDRDEEGLAIGGRYLATTSIEYEREFMPGWSAAGFVDAGDVWSRGEPHLELGVGAGLRWQSPVGPIRIDIARGFDDIAGGWQLHLSAGPDL
- a CDS encoding endonuclease/exonuclease/phosphatase family protein, giving the protein MTDARDHERHLRLLSFNIQAGAQTNAYREYFTRGWQTLLPHRGKRANLAQVAALARGFDVVALQEADSHSVRSGFQHQVQVLAENADFPYWSHQRNRALALAEPGNGLLSRFAPSSIIDHRLPGRIPGRGTLEVRFGEEDAALRVFIVHLALTPGARLRQAEFIADLVGECVHAVVLGDFNCEPDSHSIAPLFARTRLQPAACAPSFPSWQPQRSIDQVLTTAAIDVRRYEVLPLRVSDHLPVAVDLHLPDGCVLPRTEHRQP
- a CDS encoding thiol:disulfide interchange protein DsbA/DsbL codes for the protein MLIRWFTLVVLAITPIVVDAQAMMERYQSGTHYFPIHPAQPGRVGDRIEVVEAFSYACGACAAFEPQAREWRKRKPANVQFTLLPVQYNPTWEMFARAYYAAAALGIAEQGHQALFDGVHVQRSLRTLDDVAKVYAQYGKTTQQFLAATKSFGVDAKLKQAKLLVPRYQVEGTPTLIVAGKYRITTKSAGGHAQMFDVADFLIAKETAAQTSAPPAAAAAG
- a CDS encoding thiol:disulfide interchange protein DsbA/DsbL, translating into MLIRLLAAAAFALVSVSACAQVGVEPYQAGTHYFPIDPPQPTSSGDKVEVVEVFSYACIHCAHFEPQVQAWKQKMPAAASFSYLPAIFNSSWEIFARAYYAGEVLGIAEKAHQDLFDGVHVRRDVRNLEDIAKVYAKYGKTEQQFLDATKSFGVEMKINRTKQMVPRYGVDGTPTVVVAGKYRVTVGSAGSPEKVFDVVNFLVAKEASAKKVAAAAAAPAKS